GTTGGATATCTTGCTCAAAGTTAAAACCATTATTGGTCAGAAAGCGATCGCGTAACTGAATTAAATTTTTATTCAGTTCTGCTTGCGATTCTTTTGTGCCAAAATCCTGTAATTTCTGCCATTGTTTGGGATCTGTAGTCAGAGAAGCAGCAAACAGAGCATCGCCAGGAATAATATTTGCACCTACTAATAAATTTCCCGAATATAAATGACCCTGGCTGAACAGCCGATAAGCTACTCCGCCACCAATAATTAATAAACCAGTAGCCGAGAGCGTCAGTGCCAGAGACGGTTTCTGTTTTTTCTTCATGGGAACAGACACAATAGGCAGCGCCATTGAAACCAATACCTCATAACTTGCGGACTTTTTACTTGTTTTATCAAGTAAACTTAAGCTTTTCCCATTCTTTTGGGCAGTTTTTCCACAATTTTCTCTACCCTGAACTTTTACTGATACTTCGGTAATTAACCTTAGCTATTTTGCTGTAAAAGGAGTATTTTTATTGTTAGTTTATCTTTTTAACATGCTTTGCTCGATTTCGCAGGCAACTTTCTCATAAAAGTTTTTTTTATCGCTCAATCTTCGTGAGCTAAACCCTCTGGTAAATTTATCTTGTGATCCTAAAAATCAATGATCTAGGTGAAGGACTTAAGTCAGCGCAACCCTGACAATCATGCGCTATAACTCTTTAAGGTTACTCTGAACAGACAATTTTTTTACATAAGTTTTAAACTTGATTCTCAGCATTATGAGGATATAACTAACTGCAAAAAGCTGCAAGTCAGCAGTAATTTGTAATTTTTACTACTTACACAACTTAGTTATTATGTATTGAATGTTTAAAAATATAGGGTTAATACCCAACTGAAAAAATTATAGAAAATATAACTTAGTGATGACTATTTTTACTAAAATTACCAAATCATAAATTTTGGCAATTTATCGATATTTTTGCGCTGAAATCACAATTATATTGGCTAGATAGCAGTAAATGAACTATCGAGCCAGAATTTAATTTTTAGATAAATTTAATTTTTTCCTCAACTCAGGTATATTCGATTACCTATTTAATGTGAGGATTTAATGACCGTCGCTGAGGTCAATGCCTGGAAGCAATTGAATGGATAATCAGCACTTGGCGATATTTTGGCGATCGCTTCTTGATTTTACACTTTGCCATTAGTAGCATTTAGCTGCATCGGCCCCAAATACTTGGTTAAGTAAGGTGAAAAAACCTCATAAATCAAAGTTAGCGGTTGCCCATGATGCCAAAACAAGTAGTGACGACCCCAAAACGGCCCTTCCACATCAAAGCCAGACTCTAACGCTGCTGAGTCCCCGTAGTAAATACCTCGCACATCTCGATACAATTCTGTGCGGAGACGCGCTAAACTTGCCCAAATTGGCAATGAACGATTTTGCAAATACTCATCTACATGGCTGGCTTCCCACCAGGATGTAGCATAAGCTAACCTCTGACCAGAAGCAGTCCGCAACCACACCTGTCGTCGCAATCTTGGCCCTGGTACAGCTTGAATTAAGTCAGGGGCATCATCTAAATCTATACCAATTAAAGACATATCAATGACATCTACTTCTGTTGGCTCACCTGTCAGCAATTCTAAATGCCTAGTCGGAGAACCATCGCCTAACAGGAGCAATTGCCAAGTAGGTGCTAACTGCGTGTGAGGCAAACTTTTTTGAATAATTTCCTCGCCCCCTTGCCAAATCGGAGTCAGGCGATGCCATGCTGCTGGCTTTGTTGAGTTGTTTGTCAGAGTAAAAATAGCAGTCAATTTTATTTACAAAAGTTCATCTATCTCTATAAAAGCACAAAAAAAGTCAATAGTTCAAAGCTCGTAGTCAGTAGCTAGGCATTGCTTAACTATTGACTATTGACTTATGACCATTGACTAAATAATGCGGATGGCGAGACTCGAACTCGCAAGGCAAAGCCACACGCACCTCAAGCGTGCGCGTATACCAATTCCGCCACATCCGCGAGAGTTCACTGAAGAACTAATATAGCACAACAAAGTGATTATAGTAAGGTAATATCTAATTTTGCAAAATTTACCAAAAATTTAAGTGAACATATTCACAAATTTCCCGAAGGCGGATATCAGACTAACAGAAATGTAATAGCGCCACAAGTGATATTAAAAGGGGTATAGCTACTTTTAACCACAGCCTCGTTTAGGACACTGGCACAGATAAGCAGATGTGATGCTGTTAGTCTGGTTAAGACCTGTAGAGGCTCCTTGGCAGTCCTTTCCCTTTGTAAAACTCCGAAGGGTGTATATACACTGCTCAGGATGATGTTGAGAAAGCTCTGATCGTCATTTGCAACCAAGTAAAAGCTCTGTTGCAAACCAGATAAGAGAAAATGTCGATCTACTGGTACTAATATCGAAGCTACAAAATGAAGTTTGACAAAATATTAATTGCTAATCGGGGAGAAATCGCGCTTCGCATTCTCCGCGCCTGTGAAGAAATGGGAATTGCGACTGTTGCGGTTCACTCCACTGTTGATCGTAACGCTCTCCATGTTCAACTTGCTGATGAAGCAGTTTGTATTGGTGAGCCTGCCAGCGGTAAAAGTTATTTAAATATTCCCAATATAATTGCTGCCGCTTTGACGCGTAATGCCACTGCTATTCATCCAGGTTATGGCTTTTTGGCAGAAAACGCCAAATTTGCGGAAATCTGTGCTGATCATCATATTGCTTTTATTGGCCCGACTCCGGAAGCTATTCGGTTAATGGGCGATAAATCCACAGCCAAAGAAACCATGCAAAAAGCTGGAGTGCCAACAGTACCCGGTAGCGATGGTTTAGTAGAGTCTGAACAAGAAGGATTAGCACTGGCGAAAGAAATTGGTTATCCAGTGATGATCAAAGCTACTGCTGGTGGTGGTGGGCGTGGTATGCGTTTAGTACGCTCTGAAGATGAATTTGTCAAACTTTTCTTAGCTGCTCAAGGAGAAGCTGGTGCAGCCTTTGGTAATTCTGGCGTTTATATAGAAAAATTTATTGAACGTCCACGGCACATTGAATTTCAAATTTTGGCAGATAATTACGGCAATGTGATTCACTTAGGTGAACGGGATTGTTCAATTCAACGCCGCAACCAAAAACTGTTAGAAGAAGCCCCTAGTCCGGCGCTTGACTCAGACCTACGGGAAAAAATGGGACAAGCAGCGGTCAAAGCTGCCCAGTTTATCAACTTTACTGGGGCAGGCACTATTGAGTTTCTGTTAGATCGATTTGGGAAGTTCTACTTTATGGAAATGAACACCCGAATTCAAGTAGAGCATCCTGTAACAGAGATGATTACTGGGGTGGATTTAGTGGCTGAACAAATTCGGGTTGCTCAAGGAGAAAGACTGAAGCTGACTCAAGACCAAGTAGTGTTGCGTGGTCATGCTATAGAATGCCGAATTAACGCTGAAGACCCAGACCATGATTTCCGTCCCGCCCCAGGACGCATCAGCGGTTATCTTCCCCCCGGTGGACCTGGTGTGCGGATTGATTCTCACGTTTACACCGATTACCAGATTCCTCCCTACTACGATTCTTTAATTGGCAAGCTCATCGTTTGGGGGCCAGATCGGGCAACTGCCATTAATCGGATGAAACGCGCTCTCCGGGAGTGTGCCATTACGGGACTACCAACAACTATTGGTTTTCATCAAAGAATTATGGAAAACCCACAGTTTTTACAAGGTAACGTTTACACCAATTTCGTTCAAGAAATGAAACTTTAGGGAATTAAGAAATAGAAGGTAAAGGGAAGGCGTAAAAGGCTGAGAAATATCTTATTTTCAGTTGACTACCTGTCCCTTTCCTAATCCCGAACTCAGGTTGGCTTAGATTAATCGTCAATCCGTTAAATACAAAATTCTGGTTAATAAAGGGGACGACGAACAGCCTTACTACGCCTGTTAAGAACATGAGTATGTATAATCGCACATACAAAAGCAGCAAATATGCTTAATAATTCTGTTTATTCTCCGAACAAGAAGAATCATACCTTATGGATGTGTTTCTGATGCACGTTGGTCAATCCAACACGATTGATCTTGAATACACAGTATCTCGCACTCGTTCTATTCAAGAGATTTTAGATTTTCTTCCGGATGATGCACCGGAAAAAAGCTTTTTCGCAAGTAAGGAACTCTATAGCTGTTTTCCAAATGGTATGTTCAACTGTTGGGGTGTTCCTATTAAGGCACAGCCCTCATTTGCAAAGACAAAGGTGGGTGATTTAGTAGTCTTTGCTCCTGAAATTGGAAATCAAGGAGGTATTGATTATTTTGGCTTTGTTAAATCAGTTTGTCCTGTAAGTTGCTATGCTGCTTCACGCATCCTTTGGCCTGAAACCCCAAATGAGCGGTTGTTTCCCTGGCTATTCTTCTTTGATACTGAATCTGGTCACGTACCTTGGCCTACCTTTCTAGAGCAAGTGCAGTATGCACATAATTGGAACCCTAGAGGCTGGTATAGGCGGATAGATATACACAAGTTCAAAGTTTGGGGTGGTGGTCAAGGATATGCCCAACACTTACGCTCAAATTTTGGTTTTGCTACTCTTGCTTCTTCGACAGTAGATAAAAATCCTGAAATTGATGAAGCGATGGATGCAATAGCATATATTACCAGAAAGCCGATAAAATCTTCAGGACAAGGGTTTCGTAGTACTCCAGAAGTAAGACGAGCTATCGAGATGAGAGCTATGTTTCTTGCAATTGGCTATTTTCAAGATCAGGGTTGGGTGGTTGAAGATGTTTCCCAGCGGGAATCTTATGATTTACGATGTACTCGGCAACAGGAGCGAATATATGTTGAAGTAAAAGGTACAACCTCAGAAGGAACTCAAATCTTATTGACACCGAATGAAGTTTTGCATAACCAAGCAAATTATCCAAATACAGCTTTATTCGTTGTTAGCCATATTGAAGTTGATGATTCAGGAGAAAATGTAGAGGCACAAGGTGGTGTAATTAAACTATTCATGCCTTGGCTACTTACTGAAAACGACCTAAAAGCGATTGGTTATGTGTGCCTAGTACCTCAAGAGTAGCTACCACATAAAAGTTTCGCCCTAATTTGCTAACGCTGCTTGTCTTCATATAGAGAGCGATCGCTCCAAACATGATAAAGTTGGTGCCGGAATTGCGATCGCATCATATTTTATTTCCTAACTGACACGAGACATCATCGTCAGCAGTCCTTGTTGTCCTAGCAGGATTTCCCGCAACAAGCTGAAAATCCCTACCCAAATAATGGGAGTAATGTCCACCCCGCCGATGGGTGGTACTAGCTTACGTAAAGGCAGCAAAAATGGCTCTGTAGGCCAAGCTATAAGATTAAAAGGCAATTGATTTAAATTCACTTGTGGAAACCAAGTGAGAATAATGCGGAAAATAAATAAGAAGGTCATCAGTCCCAACAGCGGGCCAAGAATCCAAACGGTCAAGTTAATGCCAGTCATCGGTTTGAGCTACTATTTTTGAACAAAGAAAATTCTGAGAAGCAAGTCAGGAAGTTCTAAGCTTTGTCAAGCAATCTATATATATTTTATTGCAAATGCCAGTCAACCACATTTTAGATTTTAAATTTTGGATTGTAGATTAATGGCACGTAAGTCTTGAAAAATACTAGTTTTGTGTCTCTAGCTTCTAAGCTCTAGTTTTACCACTCATAGCAAGAGGCTTCTCAAGGAAGTACTACACTATTAGAATTATGATGAAGTGTGTAAAAAAAGGTTGAGAACAATGACACCATCTTTAGCAAATTTTCTTTGGAGTCTGGCTTGGGGTACTGCGATCGTTGTTATCCCTGCTACCGTTGGGCTAATTTTCATTAGCCAAAAAGATAAAATCCAACGTTCATAATCTTTTGGTGAGTCGAACTGACTCTAATACCAATTGTCTGTCAGCTATTTATCCAATTGCATTAACAGTAGCAATCTTCCTTGTGAGGACAGGGTATACTTAGCTGACAGATATAAATCAATTTTTTGGCTGGCAATCAATAGCTTCCTACCTTCTGAGCCAGAAGCTTTGGAGCTTAATTATATTGTGATTAATTAAAGTAGTGATTTTAATTTTGACTCGCTAACATAGATTGTGATATTGGGATAAAGAACAATGCTAAATTTTGGGCTGAACTCAGCCAGTGTTCTGGCTCAGGTCAATGTAGGGACGAACTCAGCCAGTATTCTAGGAATATTCCTGGCTGTGGCTGGGGCAGCGCTGTATTTTATGCGAACTGTACGCCCAGAACTTTCACGAGATCAAGATATCTTTTTTGCAGCTGTCGGCTTACTCTGCGGCTTTATTCTTATTTTCCAAGGATGGCGGTTAGACCCAATTCTGCAATTTGGTCAGTTGCTGTTGGTTGGAACAACCGTGTTTTTTGCGGTGGAAAGTATTCGCCTACGCAGTATCGCTACTCAGCAAGCCAAGCGCAACACTCCAATTGTAGATAGAGAACGGGAAGTCAGCGATAACTATTCATATAATAGGAAGTCGCGCAGAGACTATGAGGCTGAGGTAGAAGACGAATACGAGCCACTGCCTTATGAGGAAGAAGAGCCTCCTGTACGCCCCAGAATTCGCGGTAGTAGAGATGAACGCTCAACTCGTGATGATTATTCTGAGGAGCAACCACCCCGTCGCTCAAATCGTCGCCCCAGCAATGAACGGACAGACACAACTGATAATAAAAATCGCCGCCGGGCTTCTACTCGTTCTACCAGCCGTTCAACTGATAGATATGACGATGAAGAAAGTTGGGGTTCTCCTTCCACAAAACAAGTAGACGATTGGGAAAGTCCGAGTGATGAAGGGAGAAAATCTTCTCGTCGTGGGAGTAACGGTACTCAGCGTCCCGAAAGCCGGGAAGATGATGTCCCGGCTAGGCCAAGAAAACGTCGTCCACCAGCTGAGACAACTTCGCGGCGCGAAAGTGCAGATGATGATGTCATTTCCGCAGATTATGTCCCATACAAGCCGATTGAAAGGTCTGATGATGAATCGGATAATTCAACTAATTTTGATGATGTATAAAACTGTTGGGATAGATGTAAGCTAGAGGCGATGTAAAAAATAACAGTTGAGGTGAATAAATTTACGCCTACTTTGTGGCTCCAAAGACCGATTCATTGGAGCCTGATTTTTGGCTTAATCAGCTTACTTGTATCTTGTGGTACTAGTGAGATTCCACTTGGGCCTACTTCTCTGAATAGTCGTTATACGGAAGAACAACCGACGTTAAGTGGCAACGGTCGGTTTTTAGCATTTGTCTCAAATCGTAATGGTAGTCACCAATTACT
This window of the Nostoc sp. HK-01 genome carries:
- a CDS encoding photosystem II PsbX protein, with the translated sequence MTPSLANFLWSLAWGTAIVVIPATVGLIFISQKDKIQRS
- the accC gene encoding biotin carboxylase, with the translated sequence MKFDKILIANRGEIALRILRACEEMGIATVAVHSTVDRNALHVQLADEAVCIGEPASGKSYLNIPNIIAAALTRNATAIHPGYGFLAENAKFAEICADHHIAFIGPTPEAIRLMGDKSTAKETMQKAGVPTVPGSDGLVESEQEGLALAKEIGYPVMIKATAGGGGRGMRLVRSEDEFVKLFLAAQGEAGAAFGNSGVYIEKFIERPRHIEFQILADNYGNVIHLGERDCSIQRRNQKLLEEAPSPALDSDLREKMGQAAVKAAQFINFTGAGTIEFLLDRFGKFYFMEMNTRIQVEHPVTEMITGVDLVAEQIRVAQGERLKLTQDQVVLRGHAIECRINAEDPDHDFRPAPGRISGYLPPGGPGVRIDSHVYTDYQIPPYYDSLIGKLIVWGPDRATAINRMKRALRECAITGLPTTIGFHQRIMENPQFLQGNVYTNFVQEMKL